A region of Aliivibrio fischeri DNA encodes the following proteins:
- a CDS encoding tetratricopeptide repeat protein: MYWFLFFCSVVCLILMVLHFQTTEKKKKLTIRQNQQSSHKSPVVPFDDEADKKDKIQRAKNGNITAQLALGADLELVDQNGAIKWYLKAAEQNSQQAFYALVRLYDDNYDDPEATEKSDYWAARLGDSQGDISASLTLGKLYLTGTGCEKDIELGTKTITKLALQNHLESQLFLAQWYQKQQDGHPEGFYWMLKAAYQDDPKAMTTVSSCYYHGIGTQKNVYKAIYWAERGGELKAPESQYRAAQYNQKVSSSHNAVAYIWAYLAVANHNEDAHDLKNELEAILPLENLLSIQNVARKLHGLMEEKPVKKHSVIKLLNKFYVRENYFPPEDIDDECAMYVN; this comes from the coding sequence ATGTATTGGTTCTTATTTTTTTGTAGTGTTGTGTGCCTTATTTTGATGGTTCTACACTTTCAAACTACAGAAAAGAAAAAAAAGTTAACGATTCGACAAAATCAACAAAGTAGTCATAAGTCTCCAGTGGTTCCGTTTGATGATGAAGCGGATAAAAAGGACAAAATTCAACGAGCAAAAAATGGAAATATAACAGCCCAATTAGCTTTAGGGGCTGATCTTGAATTGGTTGACCAAAATGGTGCGATTAAATGGTACTTAAAAGCGGCTGAACAAAATAGCCAACAAGCCTTTTACGCTCTAGTGCGTTTATATGATGATAATTACGACGATCCTGAAGCAACAGAAAAGTCGGATTACTGGGCGGCTAGACTTGGTGATAGCCAAGGTGATATCAGTGCTTCTTTAACTCTAGGTAAATTGTATCTCACAGGTACTGGTTGTGAAAAAGACATAGAGTTAGGAACGAAAACCATTACTAAATTGGCATTACAGAACCATTTAGAATCTCAATTGTTTTTAGCGCAATGGTATCAAAAGCAACAAGATGGACATCCTGAAGGATTTTATTGGATGCTAAAAGCGGCTTATCAAGATGATCCTAAAGCAATGACAACAGTAAGCTCTTGTTATTACCATGGAATAGGGACGCAGAAAAACGTTTATAAGGCTATCTATTGGGCAGAACGTGGTGGTGAACTTAAAGCGCCTGAATCACAATACAGAGCTGCTCAATATAATCAAAAGGTATCTTCATCTCATAATGCAGTAGCTTATATTTGGGCTTATTTAGCGGTAGCGAACCATAACGAAGATGCGCATGATTTAAAGAATGAGCTAGAAGCAATATTGCCTTTAGAGAACTTGTTAAGCATTCAAAATGTAGCGAGAAAGCTACATGGTTTGATGGAAGAAAAACCAGTAAAGAAACATTCAGTGATTAAGTTATTAAATAAATTCTACGTGAGAGAAAACTATTTTCCACCAGAAGATATTGATGATGAATGTGCTATGTATGTGAATTAA
- a CDS encoding amino acid ABC transporter permease, translated as MSSKNKNILYNPTFRAILFQVIAVAALVFFFYTIVNNALSNLESRGIATGLGFLDQEAGFGIGLSLVEYDETYSYGRTFVVGLLNTALVSVLGILFATVLGFTIGIARLSSNWLVSRCAAVYIETFRNIPLLLQIFFWYFAVLQALPSPRQSLSLGESVFLNVRGLFFPSPIFEEGSNLIGIAFITAIVFILFLSKWAKNKQRITGQQTPVLRYSLLALFGLPTLAYFISGMPISIEYPELKGFNFRGGISIIPELAALVVALSVYTASFIAEIVRSGINAVSHGQTEAAMALGLPRKRTLKLVVIPQAMRIIIPPLTSQYLNLTKNSSLAMAIGYPDLVSVFAGTTLNQTGQAIEIITMTMAVYLTLSLLTSFLMNIYNSKVALVER; from the coding sequence ATGTCATCTAAAAATAAAAACATCTTATATAATCCAACATTTCGTGCGATTTTATTTCAAGTGATAGCCGTTGCTGCACTTGTCTTTTTTTTCTACACCATAGTTAACAATGCATTATCCAATTTAGAATCTCGTGGTATCGCAACTGGCCTTGGCTTTTTAGATCAAGAAGCCGGCTTTGGTATCGGCCTTTCTTTAGTGGAGTACGATGAAACATACAGTTATGGTCGCACGTTTGTTGTCGGATTATTAAACACCGCTCTTGTGTCTGTCCTTGGTATCTTATTTGCTACCGTTTTGGGCTTTACTATTGGTATCGCACGACTCTCAAGTAACTGGCTAGTTAGTCGATGTGCCGCAGTTTATATTGAGACTTTCCGAAATATCCCTCTTTTATTACAAATTTTCTTTTGGTATTTCGCCGTCTTACAAGCACTTCCCTCTCCTAGACAAAGTTTAAGTTTAGGTGAAAGTGTTTTTTTAAATGTTCGTGGATTATTTTTTCCAAGTCCTATTTTTGAAGAAGGTTCGAACTTAATTGGTATCGCTTTTATTACCGCGATTGTATTTATTTTATTTTTATCTAAATGGGCAAAAAACAAACAGCGCATTACAGGGCAGCAAACACCCGTATTACGTTACTCTCTTCTTGCTCTGTTTGGTTTACCCACTTTAGCCTATTTTATTTCTGGAATGCCAATATCTATTGAATATCCAGAATTAAAAGGATTCAACTTTCGTGGTGGTATTAGCATCATTCCTGAATTAGCTGCATTGGTCGTTGCTCTTAGTGTATATACCGCCTCTTTTATTGCTGAGATAGTTCGTTCGGGTATCAATGCCGTGAGCCATGGTCAAACAGAAGCAGCGATGGCACTTGGTTTACCAAGAAAACGAACCCTTAAATTGGTCGTTATTCCGCAAGCGATGCGAATCATCATTCCCCCTCTCACTAGCCAATATTTAAATTTAACTAAAAACTCATCCTTAGCAATGGCAATTGGTTACCCTGACTTAGTTTCGGTGTTTGCAGGAACAACACTAAACCAAACAGGTCAAGCTATTGAGATCATCACAATGACCATGGCGGTGTACCTAACACTAAGCCTATTAACCTCATTTTTGATGAACATTTACAACAGCAAAGTTGCATTGGTTGAGAGGTAA
- a CDS encoding amino acid ABC transporter ATP-binding protein, which translates to MENQQDYMIQLEDMNKWYGQFHVLKNINLKVKKGEKIVICGPSGSGKSTMIRCINRLEEHQRGHIFVSGTELTEDLKNIEAVRKEVGMCFQHFNLFPHLTVLENCTLAPIWVKKMPKAEAEALAMQYLERVKIPDQADKYPGQLSGGQQQRVAIARSLCMNPQVMLFDEPTSALDPEMVREVLDVMVELASEGMTMLCVTHEMGFAKEVADRVIFMDAGEIIEENNPVDFFENPQSDRTQLFLSQILHH; encoded by the coding sequence ATGGAAAATCAACAAGATTATATGATTCAACTAGAAGACATGAACAAATGGTATGGTCAATTTCATGTTTTAAAAAACATTAACTTAAAGGTTAAAAAAGGCGAAAAGATCGTTATTTGTGGGCCTTCTGGTTCTGGAAAATCAACAATGATCCGCTGTATTAACCGATTAGAAGAGCACCAAAGAGGACACATCTTTGTTTCTGGTACAGAATTAACAGAAGATCTAAAAAACATCGAAGCGGTAAGAAAAGAAGTTGGAATGTGTTTTCAGCACTTTAATCTCTTCCCTCATCTAACAGTGCTAGAAAACTGTACTCTCGCTCCTATTTGGGTGAAGAAAATGCCTAAAGCTGAGGCTGAAGCTCTAGCAATGCAATATCTTGAACGTGTAAAGATCCCAGATCAAGCAGATAAATATCCCGGGCAACTCTCTGGTGGACAACAACAGCGTGTTGCTATCGCCCGATCATTATGTATGAATCCACAAGTGATGCTATTTGATGAACCAACTTCAGCACTTGACCCTGAAATGGTTCGAGAAGTATTAGATGTAATGGTTGAACTGGCAAGTGAAGGCATGACAATGCTGTGTGTTACACACGAGATGGGCTTTGCTAAAGAAGTGGCAGATAGAGTGATATTTATGGATGCTGGTGAGATCATAGAAGAAAACAACCCTGTCGATTTCTTTGAGAACCCACAATCGGATCGAACTCAATTGTTCTTAAGTCAGATCTTGCATCATTAA
- a CDS encoding amino acid ABC transporter permease, whose amino-acid sequence MNTHQFQPDLPPPANTVGAVTWLKKHLFNGPINSILTLIIAYLAIIGLWNVISWGLINADWIGTTRDACSSEGACWVMISVRWDQFMYGFYPSDELWRPQLFYGLLAIFVALLAYEHTPKKFAIWLVFVNIFPIFAAFLLYGGVFSLPVVDTHLWGGLLITLVIAIVGIVVSLPIGVALALGRRSEMPIIRSMCTVYIEIWRGVPLITVLFMASVMLPLFLSEGMELDKLFRALIGVVLFSAAYMAEVVRGGLQAIPKGQYEAADALGLGYWKKMRLIILPQALKITIPSIVNTFIGLFKDTSLVLIIGMFDVLGIGQAANTDPEWLGFSTESYVFVALVFWVFCFSMSRYSIYLENKLHTGHKR is encoded by the coding sequence ATGAATACACATCAATTTCAGCCAGATTTACCACCACCAGCTAATACCGTTGGTGCAGTAACTTGGCTTAAAAAACATTTGTTTAATGGCCCAATTAACTCCATTCTAACTCTTATTATCGCTTACCTTGCAATCATCGGGTTATGGAATGTGATTTCTTGGGGCTTAATTAACGCTGATTGGATTGGCACAACCCGTGATGCCTGTTCTAGTGAAGGCGCTTGTTGGGTGATGATAAGCGTTCGCTGGGACCAATTCATGTATGGTTTTTATCCTAGTGATGAATTGTGGCGTCCACAGCTATTTTATGGGTTATTAGCGATTTTCGTTGCACTACTAGCTTATGAACACACACCAAAGAAATTTGCGATTTGGTTAGTTTTTGTAAATATTTTTCCTATCTTCGCAGCCTTTCTTCTTTATGGCGGTGTTTTTAGCTTACCGGTTGTAGACACTCACTTATGGGGCGGATTACTAATAACTCTCGTAATTGCCATTGTAGGTATTGTCGTTTCTCTTCCTATTGGTGTTGCACTGGCACTTGGTCGACGTTCAGAAATGCCTATCATTCGAAGTATGTGTACGGTGTATATCGAAATCTGGCGTGGTGTACCACTCATTACCGTGCTTTTCATGGCTTCCGTTATGCTTCCGTTGTTTTTATCAGAGGGAATGGAGCTAGATAAACTCTTTAGAGCATTAATTGGTGTTGTTCTATTTAGTGCCGCTTACATGGCAGAAGTTGTCAGAGGGGGCTTACAAGCGATTCCTAAAGGTCAATACGAGGCTGCAGACGCACTTGGTTTAGGGTACTGGAAAAAGATGCGCTTAATCATTTTGCCGCAAGCATTGAAAATTACGATCCCTTCTATTGTTAATACCTTTATCGGTTTATTCAAAGACACCAGTCTGGTTCTTATTATCGGGATGTTTGATGTGCTAGGTATTGGTCAAGCCGCAAATACCGACCCTGAATGGCTTGGGTTTTCAACAGAAAGTTATGTCTTCGTCGCTTTGGTTTTCTGGGTGTTCTGTTTCTCTATGTCAAGATACTCCATCTACTTAGAAAATAAACTTCATACAGGTCATAAGCGATAA
- a CDS encoding tetratricopeptide repeat protein, whose translation MKILLKSLVISASLCSPFVLANSEAHSDYLKGTAYLNQDNYKEAITWLTSAANNGSIEAQNKIGTIYAKGIGTEANTQLATQYFLKAAANQSSMAYYNLGKIYESEEKYSTSIDWYNKAIEENNSNAMNNLADLYLHGKGLVQNTHQAELLYIQAAELGNATAMRNLGFLYTNNKEVKQDMSKAYFWFNLAAEKDFPDADKYRDYTGKKLSKNKRIKVQNEALEWLEQHNS comes from the coding sequence ATGAAAATACTTTTAAAATCGTTAGTTATATCTGCTTCATTATGCTCACCTTTTGTTCTAGCTAACAGTGAAGCTCATAGTGATTATCTAAAAGGCACGGCTTATTTAAATCAAGATAACTATAAAGAAGCAATTACTTGGTTAACCAGTGCTGCTAATAATGGTTCTATTGAAGCACAAAACAAAATTGGAACTATTTATGCGAAAGGGATCGGTACTGAAGCAAACACACAACTTGCTACCCAGTATTTTTTGAAAGCCGCAGCAAACCAAAGTTCTATGGCTTACTATAACCTTGGTAAAATCTACGAATCAGAAGAAAAGTATTCAACATCTATTGATTGGTATAACAAAGCAATTGAAGAAAATAACAGTAATGCAATGAATAACCTTGCAGACTTATATCTTCATGGAAAAGGGCTTGTTCAAAATACTCATCAAGCAGAATTACTTTATATTCAAGCTGCTGAATTAGGTAATGCAACAGCGATGCGTAATCTTGGTTTCTTATACACTAACAATAAGGAAGTTAAACAAGACATGAGCAAAGCGTATTTTTGGTTTAACCTTGCTGCTGAAAAAGACTTCCCAGATGCAGATAAATACCGTGATTATACAGGTAAAAAGCTAAGTAAAAATAAACGCATTAAAGTTCAAAATGAAGCACTTGAATGGTTAGAACAGCATAATAGTTAA
- a CDS encoding mechanosensitive ion channel domain-containing protein, with translation MLRIFIFFITLGFGSLAFAEEAQSIDNLQQFASLIRWSGVAFSFVIVFVAWLLLRFTQSIVDGISSQFAQRRMLMQKLQSFFQFFIYMSTGMAVFMLSFRVDERVLALIGGTIAVSVGFALKDLTASFIAGLTVMIDRPFQVGDRVTFEGNYGDIIAIGLRSVRMQTLNDDIITIPNNKFLNEVAVSGNYGALDMQVVIPFYIGMDQDINTARDIIQEAASSSRYIHLPKPVVVLVKQTITDNYLAIQLTCKAYVVDIKFEKLFETDITLRVMQEFRKSDIFPPAIAVQNK, from the coding sequence ATGCTTCGTATTTTTATATTTTTTATAACGCTCGGATTTGGTTCGCTCGCATTTGCTGAAGAAGCACAATCCATCGACAACTTACAGCAGTTCGCTAGTCTAATTCGTTGGAGCGGTGTTGCTTTCTCATTTGTTATCGTATTTGTTGCTTGGTTACTGTTACGCTTTACCCAATCAATTGTAGATGGAATAAGTAGTCAATTTGCTCAGCGTCGAATGTTGATGCAAAAACTGCAATCTTTCTTTCAATTCTTCATTTATATGTCAACGGGTATGGCTGTTTTCATGCTTAGCTTCCGTGTTGATGAGCGTGTGTTAGCACTAATCGGTGGTACGATTGCTGTCTCTGTTGGCTTTGCACTGAAAGACTTAACTGCATCATTCATTGCTGGATTAACAGTAATGATCGATCGCCCTTTCCAAGTCGGTGATCGCGTAACGTTTGAAGGTAATTATGGGGACATTATCGCTATTGGTTTACGTTCTGTTCGAATGCAAACTCTAAACGATGATATTATTACTATCCCTAATAACAAATTCTTAAATGAAGTTGCTGTAAGTGGAAACTATGGTGCATTAGATATGCAAGTTGTTATTCCATTTTATATTGGTATGGACCAAGACATTAATACCGCAAGAGATATTATTCAAGAAGCGGCATCTTCTAGTCGTTATATCCACTTACCTAAGCCTGTAGTTGTACTAGTGAAGCAAACCATTACAGATAATTATTTAGCCATTCAATTAACTTGTAAAGCTTACGTAGTAGATATTAAGTTTGAAAAGCTGTTCGAGACAGATATCACCTTACGTGTTATGCAAGAATTCAGAAAATCAGACATATTCCCGCCAGCTATTGCTGTTCAAAACAAATAG
- a CDS encoding ATP-binding protein — protein MKKLYRYVLFTFLLIFSQLSFANWDLTDNQPIEISAQAKNIEADIRALPEQHFFSNNDYAQVKRLLSTTILQQKEHATALKEALATYREDSSNQNWIAVETVHQSLTSLNLSKEQLLKLTNSTTREQLTGFGPYGVTQFYSELSITKLNIEYYLHYQIRSFKNLLKDLTISPVPIISVIFKVLCVFFIFSWWMKNSTRLINDFKTSKLENGSKPNFFIRSIWYLTRAHKAIAWLLLITVTLRIVSTLPSLQHLIFLEIFTWWILGGSIAVSFILEFIYRNSKHNKKEIIALRLSTVRHYVWGIIVAGVILQISSRTLGQGTIYAWINSLMYLFFVLLTIHTLRKWKPTVFERIERVDPLPLSIQWAKRNQKTFLISIAATACGAAWLSWRALQHSIIALLSQYAAFSHALAYLFRIEVAKQTEVAREQSNLVRVKGTAAFDYIAPGSEDSELIEDYAKDEMSALSRYLLTESPAVCVLSGERGVGTTTLLNRILNKVKNATPIYINCPYDGYSALLPELAKQLGLDEESSERDILQYLRNSDTCYLLAFDSAQRLVKPKVNGLADLMKLTNLLRRARKSHRVVLAIEKSCWRFIDRARGERLLFDLVTFMPKWDEKQIGQLLESRITLSEGQPTISFDGLVLPRQWDEENLTEEERARNGFYRILWDYSDGNPTVALRFFRLSLHRDKDTDAILVRLFRAPHSDDLETMPKPMLAVLRSIVQLEVASPADVCDCSRLSMAEVISTLRYFQSRGYIEWSDDKARISDHWFRHITNVLHRQHLLVK, from the coding sequence ATGAAAAAACTCTATCGTTACGTTTTATTTACTTTTTTGTTGATATTCTCTCAGCTCAGTTTTGCCAATTGGGATCTCACTGACAATCAACCAATAGAGATTAGCGCTCAAGCGAAAAATATTGAGGCGGATATTCGTGCACTTCCTGAACAGCATTTCTTTTCAAATAACGATTATGCTCAAGTAAAACGATTACTTTCTACTACTATTTTACAGCAAAAAGAGCATGCAACCGCTCTTAAAGAGGCATTAGCCACTTACAGAGAAGACAGTAGCAACCAAAACTGGATTGCAGTAGAAACAGTTCATCAATCACTGACTTCACTAAACCTAAGTAAAGAGCAACTGCTTAAGCTAACGAATAGTACAACACGAGAACAATTAACTGGTTTTGGTCCTTATGGTGTTACCCAATTTTATTCTGAGTTATCCATTACCAAACTCAATATCGAATATTATCTACATTACCAAATTCGTAGTTTTAAAAACCTACTAAAAGACTTAACCATTTCACCAGTTCCAATTATTAGTGTTATTTTTAAAGTGCTTTGTGTATTCTTTATTTTTAGTTGGTGGATGAAAAACAGCACTCGACTTATCAACGACTTTAAAACATCAAAATTAGAAAACGGCTCTAAACCGAATTTCTTTATTAGAAGTATTTGGTATTTAACCCGTGCTCATAAAGCAATAGCGTGGTTATTATTAATCACGGTCACATTACGAATCGTATCCACATTACCAAGCCTACAACACTTAATATTCTTAGAAATCTTCACTTGGTGGATTTTAGGTGGTTCTATTGCTGTTAGCTTTATTCTTGAATTTATTTATCGCAATAGTAAACATAACAAAAAAGAAATTATCGCTCTTCGTTTATCGACGGTTCGCCATTATGTTTGGGGGATAATTGTTGCAGGCGTAATTTTACAAATATCCTCTCGTACATTAGGACAAGGTACTATCTATGCGTGGATAAACTCTCTAATGTATTTATTTTTTGTGCTCCTTACTATTCATACATTAAGAAAGTGGAAACCAACGGTTTTTGAAAGAATCGAACGTGTTGACCCTCTACCTCTATCTATTCAATGGGCGAAAAGAAATCAAAAGACTTTCCTTATTTCAATCGCTGCTACCGCTTGTGGCGCCGCTTGGTTATCTTGGCGAGCACTTCAACACTCGATTATTGCACTGTTATCGCAATACGCTGCATTTAGTCACGCATTGGCTTACTTATTCAGAATTGAAGTAGCTAAACAAACTGAAGTTGCACGTGAGCAATCCAATCTCGTTCGTGTTAAAGGTACGGCAGCATTTGATTACATTGCTCCTGGTTCTGAAGATTCAGAGCTTATTGAAGATTATGCTAAAGATGAAATGTCCGCCCTTTCACGTTACTTATTAACCGAAAGTCCTGCGGTATGTGTGCTATCTGGTGAACGTGGTGTAGGTACAACTACCCTTCTTAATCGTATTTTAAATAAAGTAAAAAACGCGACACCAATTTATATTAATTGCCCATACGATGGTTATTCTGCTTTGCTTCCTGAGCTGGCAAAACAATTAGGGTTAGATGAAGAATCAAGTGAGCGTGATATTCTTCAATACCTGCGTAACAGCGATACTTGTTATCTACTTGCGTTTGATAGTGCGCAACGGTTAGTAAAACCCAAAGTGAATGGCTTAGCCGATTTAATGAAACTGACTAATTTATTACGTCGAGCTCGTAAAAGTCATCGAGTGGTACTGGCTATTGAGAAATCGTGCTGGCGCTTTATTGACCGTGCTCGTGGTGAACGATTACTATTTGATTTAGTTACGTTTATGCCTAAATGGGATGAAAAGCAAATTGGTCAATTATTAGAGTCGAGAATTACCCTATCTGAAGGTCAACCTACAATTTCATTTGATGGCTTAGTGCTACCAAGACAGTGGGATGAAGAAAACCTAACAGAGGAAGAACGAGCGAGAAATGGATTCTATCGCATTCTTTGGGATTACTCTGATGGTAACCCTACAGTTGCACTTCGTTTCTTTAGATTATCACTTCACCGTGATAAAGACACTGATGCAATTTTGGTTCGTTTATTTAGAGCGCCGCACTCTGATGACTTAGAAACCATGCCAAAACCTATGTTGGCAGTACTTAGATCAATTGTACAGTTGGAGGTCGCCTCTCCTGCTGATGTATGTGACTGTAGCCGCTTAAGCATGGCTGAAGTTATCAGTACGCTTCGTTATTTCCAAAGTCGTGGCTACATTGAATGGAGTGATGATAAAGCAAGGATCTCTGATCACTGGTTCCGCCACATTACTAATGTTCTTCATCGTCAACATTTATTGGTGAAATAA
- a CDS encoding Bax inhibitor-1/YccA family protein, with protein sequence MNNQMFSQTHTQESALQTNKVLRNTYFLLSMTLLWSAVVAGVSMAMNLPRPGIIIMLVGFYGLLFLTEKNRNNNMGLVFTFLFTGFLGYTIGPILNMYIGAGMGDVILTALGGTALSFMAASAYALTTKRDLSFLNGVLLAGFVVLLIGMVANIFLQMPLLHLAMSGMFILFSTGAILLTTQSIIRGGETNYISATITLYVSIYNIFISLLSILGIMRDD encoded by the coding sequence ATGAATAATCAAATGTTCAGCCAAACTCATACGCAAGAGTCGGCTCTACAAACTAACAAAGTATTACGTAATACTTATTTCTTATTATCAATGACACTACTTTGGTCTGCGGTAGTTGCTGGTGTTTCAATGGCAATGAACCTACCTCGTCCAGGTATCATCATCATGCTTGTTGGCTTCTACGGCCTACTTTTCTTGACGGAAAAGAACCGTAACAACAACATGGGTCTTGTATTTACGTTCCTATTTACAGGCTTCTTAGGCTACACCATTGGTCCAATCCTTAACATGTACATTGGTGCCGGTATGGGTGATGTGATCTTAACTGCACTTGGCGGTACTGCGCTTTCTTTCATGGCAGCATCTGCTTATGCACTAACAACTAAGCGTGACCTATCGTTCCTTAACGGTGTATTACTAGCTGGTTTTGTTGTTCTATTAATTGGTATGGTAGCGAACATCTTCCTACAAATGCCGTTATTACACCTAGCAATGAGTGGTATGTTTATTCTGTTCTCAACAGGTGCAATCTTGCTAACAACACAATCAATCATTCGTGGCGGTGAGACAAACTACATCTCAGCAACGATTACGCTGTATGTTTCTATCTACAATATCTTCATCAGCCTACTAAGCATTCTTGGTATCATGCGTGATGATTAA